The Streptomyces cadmiisoli genome has a segment encoding these proteins:
- a CDS encoding acyl-CoA dehydrogenase family protein, which yields MTPLNEPWPLSDEQRAVVELCRDFARNEIRPRGREVDEADVETPVDIWRRAAKIGITDFMLPSELGGGGFTDVFTQCLVQEELCFGDPGIGNLLCSNGFFADPLLALGTEEQQRRWLGPLVGPDAPMTSLATTEPGAGSDAASITTRAVRTEGGYVLNGQKAWISNAGAARFYVIFAKTDPHQRSRGVTAFLVRAGTEGLTVGEPMRKMGQRAIVCREVFLTDVFVPEEDRLGPEGAGFVGLMRTFDISRIVLGAAAVGAARAAYEYARDYARTRVQFGEPIIEHQAVAFRLADMANRIEAARLLVLRAARAVDAGQDVTGLAAMAKLTASETAMFCTWAGLQTMGGWGYSREYPMEQWMRDAKLEEIEEGTSDIMRLVISRNLP from the coding sequence ATGACACCCCTGAACGAGCCCTGGCCGCTGAGCGACGAGCAGCGCGCCGTCGTCGAGCTGTGCCGTGACTTCGCCCGCAACGAGATCCGGCCGCGCGGACGCGAGGTGGACGAGGCGGACGTGGAGACGCCGGTCGACATCTGGCGCCGGGCCGCGAAGATCGGCATCACCGACTTCATGCTGCCGAGCGAACTGGGCGGAGGCGGCTTCACCGACGTCTTCACCCAGTGCCTGGTGCAGGAGGAACTCTGCTTCGGCGACCCCGGCATCGGCAACCTGCTGTGCTCGAACGGCTTCTTCGCCGATCCGCTGCTCGCCCTCGGCACCGAGGAGCAGCAGCGGCGCTGGCTGGGTCCGCTGGTCGGCCCGGACGCCCCGATGACCTCGCTGGCGACCACCGAGCCGGGCGCCGGTTCGGACGCCGCGTCGATCACCACCCGCGCCGTCAGGACGGAGGGCGGGTACGTGCTGAACGGGCAGAAGGCGTGGATCTCCAACGCGGGGGCCGCGCGGTTCTACGTGATCTTCGCCAAGACCGATCCGCACCAGCGTTCCCGGGGCGTCACGGCGTTCCTGGTGCGCGCGGGCACCGAGGGCCTGACGGTCGGCGAACCCATGCGGAAGATGGGCCAGCGCGCCATCGTCTGCCGCGAGGTGTTCCTGACCGACGTGTTCGTCCCCGAGGAGGACCGGCTGGGTCCCGAGGGCGCGGGCTTCGTGGGACTGATGCGGACCTTCGACATCTCCCGCATCGTGCTGGGCGCGGCCGCCGTGGGTGCGGCGCGGGCCGCGTACGAGTACGCACGTGACTACGCCCGGACCCGGGTGCAGTTCGGCGAGCCGATCATCGAGCACCAGGCCGTCGCGTTCCGCCTGGCCGACATGGCGAACCGGATCGAGGCCGCCCGGCTGCTCGTCCTGCGGGCCGCGCGGGCCGTCGACGCCGGACAGGACGTGACCGGTCTCGCCGCGATGGCCAAGCTGACCGCGTCCGAGACCGCCATGTTCTGCACCTGGGCCGGTCTCCAGACCATGGGCGGCTGGGGCTACTCCCGCGAGTATCCGATGGAGCAGTGGATGCGCGACGCGAAGCTGGAGGAGATCGAGGAGGGCACGTCCGACATCATGCGGCTGGTCATTTCCCGCAATCTTCCCTGA
- a CDS encoding 5-guanidino-2-oxopentanoate decarboxylase, with the protein MTQELTGGEALVAALRAHAVDTVFGIPGTHNLPVYAALSRYGVRHVSPRHEQGAGFAADGWARASGRPGVCLTTTGPALLNAATAAAQAYSDSVPVLFVSPGLPLRHPGRGNGFLHELKDQRGALDAVVAYSHRVTSVAEIPLAVACAYAAMGTGRPRPVHLEIPLDLLDERAAVRIAAPVPVPPAVPAEPQIRAAAGVLADSVRPVVIAGGGSAGAAAALGDLAERLGAPVVTTANGKGVLPDDHPLAVGAGLHHEAVRDLVRDSDAVVAVGTELAPSDLWFGPLDIPGKLIRIDVDAHAVTTNALPDTAIVADAALALTELLARLPRQGVSARGAERASRARADRTAQARTEGAAHLVLTEALAKVLGRDGVLAGDSAMACYYGALSNLPAYAPRSFLYPTGLGTLGYGLPAAIGAKLARPSAPVVAVHGDGGLMFTVQELASAAQLRLPLPVVVADNGGYGEIRDEMADREDPVHAVDLPAVDFPMVARAMGCHGLTVGDGTELARALDEALSADRPTLIHLPDSAAG; encoded by the coding sequence GTGACACAGGAGCTGACCGGCGGCGAGGCGCTCGTCGCGGCGCTGCGGGCGCACGCCGTGGACACCGTCTTCGGTATCCCCGGCACCCACAACCTGCCCGTCTACGCGGCGCTGTCCCGGTACGGCGTGCGGCACGTCTCCCCCCGGCACGAGCAGGGCGCCGGATTCGCCGCCGACGGCTGGGCCCGCGCGTCCGGGCGGCCCGGCGTCTGCCTCACCACCACGGGCCCGGCACTGCTCAACGCCGCCACCGCCGCGGCGCAGGCCTACTCGGACTCGGTGCCGGTCCTGTTCGTCTCGCCCGGCCTGCCGCTGCGCCACCCCGGCCGGGGCAACGGCTTCCTGCACGAACTGAAGGACCAGCGCGGCGCGCTGGACGCCGTTGTCGCCTACAGCCACCGGGTCACCAGCGTGGCGGAGATCCCCCTCGCGGTCGCCTGCGCCTACGCCGCGATGGGCACCGGACGGCCCCGCCCCGTACACCTGGAGATCCCCCTGGACCTGCTCGACGAGCGCGCCGCGGTCCGGATCGCGGCGCCCGTCCCCGTTCCGCCGGCCGTCCCGGCCGAGCCGCAGATCCGGGCCGCCGCGGGGGTGCTGGCCGACTCGGTGCGCCCGGTCGTGATCGCGGGCGGCGGCAGTGCGGGCGCCGCCGCGGCACTGGGCGACCTGGCCGAACGCCTCGGCGCGCCCGTCGTCACCACCGCCAACGGCAAGGGTGTGCTGCCCGACGACCATCCGCTGGCCGTGGGCGCCGGGCTGCACCACGAGGCGGTGCGCGACCTGGTGCGCGACAGCGACGCCGTCGTCGCGGTCGGCACCGAACTCGCGCCGAGCGACCTGTGGTTCGGGCCGCTCGACATCCCCGGGAAACTGATCCGGATCGACGTCGACGCCCACGCGGTCACCACCAACGCCCTGCCCGACACCGCGATCGTCGCCGACGCCGCGCTCGCGCTCACCGAACTGCTCGCGCGCCTGCCGCGGCAGGGCGTCTCGGCGCGCGGCGCCGAGCGTGCTTCACGGGCGCGCGCGGACCGTACCGCGCAGGCCCGCACCGAGGGCGCCGCGCACCTCGTCCTGACGGAGGCACTGGCCAAGGTGCTGGGCCGCGACGGCGTCCTGGCCGGGGACTCCGCGATGGCCTGCTACTACGGCGCCCTGTCCAACCTGCCCGCGTACGCGCCCCGTTCGTTCCTGTACCCGACGGGCCTGGGCACCCTCGGCTACGGCCTGCCCGCCGCCATCGGGGCCAAGCTGGCCCGTCCGTCGGCACCCGTGGTGGCCGTGCACGGCGACGGCGGCCTGATGTTCACCGTGCAGGAACTCGCCTCCGCCGCCCAGTTGCGGCTGCCGCTGCCCGTGGTCGTCGCGGACAACGGCGGATACGGGGAGATCCGCGACGAGATGGCGGACCGCGAGGACCCCGTGCACGCCGTGGACCTGCCGGCGGTGGACTTCCCGATGGTGGCCCGCGCGATGGGCTGCCACGGACTGACCGTCGGCGACGGGACCGAACTGGCCCGTGCGCTGGACGAGGCCCTCAGCGCCGACCGTCCGACCCTCATCCACCTTCCCGACTCCGCAGCCGGCTGA
- a CDS encoding acetate--CoA ligase family protein, translated as MPTAVPAGAGTHPLSVFRDPASVAVVGASANPAKWGHWLARGALAGRDRRSVHLVTRGADEILGTPTAPSLADLGEVPELVALCVPAAQVAPVVDQALELGVRGFLGITAGVPGAAALAARITAARARLIGPGSLGLFDADTSLHIAWGDFRPGGLAVVSQSGQVGSELAQLARRAGLGISRFVSVGGQHDVTMADLLEDLADHESTEAVALYAEGFDDGQRIFDAVRLLRRTGKPVLVLTAGDSEAGARAARSHTSALTSPTDLVDAACRAAGALRVPTPAALVDVAACLTARVPPRGRRVAVLSDSGGQGALAADCAHRGGLTVPRLSPALSAAIGARLPDSSGTDNPVDLAGAGEQDVSSYRDVARLLLRSGEVDSVLLSGYFGRYGLDSAVLTDAEQRTAGELAALPQRYGRALVVHSMGSDSDTAARLRGDGVPVFPTVDAAAAALAGAVELDARPGRRMSRTVTDDAPPRGYWETRALLMRAGVAFPEARRVHNLRQALAAVAELRGPYVLKASWLEHKTEAGGVRIGLGDATAVTDAFTAMHRRLGDGPYVLEEQDVRDGVVELIVGARCDPGLGPMVTLGAGGTRAELHRDVVTECAPVFAGDARAMLGRLRCAPLFSGWRGAPAADIESVVHIVVAVSRLVARYRDQPIELEINPLRVGPGGSLAVDALLLATPDGPGHDADHADHAHRADHAHRADRAHRADRAHRARRARREQGEP; from the coding sequence ATGCCCACCGCAGTCCCCGCCGGTGCCGGCACCCACCCGCTCTCCGTCTTCCGGGATCCGGCGTCGGTGGCAGTCGTCGGGGCGTCGGCGAACCCGGCCAAATGGGGTCACTGGCTCGCCCGCGGCGCCCTGGCGGGCCGGGACCGGCGCTCCGTGCACCTGGTCACCCGCGGGGCCGACGAGATCCTCGGCACGCCGACGGCGCCCTCGCTCGCGGACCTGGGCGAGGTGCCCGAACTCGTCGCCCTGTGCGTGCCCGCCGCCCAGGTCGCCCCGGTCGTCGACCAGGCCCTGGAACTGGGCGTGCGCGGCTTCCTCGGCATCACCGCCGGAGTGCCCGGCGCCGCCGCCCTCGCGGCCCGGATCACCGCCGCGCGGGCCCGGCTGATCGGACCGGGCAGCCTCGGGCTGTTCGACGCCGACACCTCGCTGCACATCGCCTGGGGCGACTTCCGGCCCGGCGGACTCGCGGTCGTCTCGCAGAGCGGCCAGGTCGGCAGCGAGCTCGCCCAGCTGGCGCGCCGCGCGGGACTCGGCATCTCCCGCTTCGTCTCCGTCGGCGGTCAACACGACGTCACCATGGCGGACTTGCTGGAGGACCTCGCCGACCACGAGTCCACCGAGGCCGTCGCCCTGTACGCGGAGGGCTTCGACGACGGGCAGCGGATCTTCGACGCCGTACGCCTGCTGCGCCGGACCGGCAAACCTGTCCTCGTGCTGACCGCGGGTGACAGCGAGGCCGGCGCCCGTGCGGCCCGCTCCCACACCAGCGCCCTCACCTCCCCGACCGATCTGGTCGACGCGGCCTGCCGGGCCGCCGGAGCGCTGCGCGTGCCGACCCCCGCGGCCCTGGTCGACGTGGCCGCCTGCCTGACGGCGCGCGTCCCGCCCCGGGGGCGGCGCGTCGCCGTCCTGAGCGACAGCGGGGGACAGGGCGCGCTGGCCGCCGACTGCGCCCACCGCGGCGGCCTCACGGTCCCGCGACTGAGCCCCGCACTGTCAGCCGCTATCGGCGCGCGGCTGCCGGACTCGTCCGGCACCGACAATCCGGTGGACCTCGCCGGAGCCGGCGAGCAGGACGTGAGCAGCTACCGCGACGTGGCCCGCCTGCTGCTGAGGTCCGGTGAGGTCGACAGCGTGCTGCTGTCCGGCTACTTCGGCCGCTACGGGCTGGACAGCGCCGTCCTGACCGATGCCGAGCAGCGCACCGCCGGTGAACTGGCCGCGCTGCCACAGCGGTACGGACGCGCGCTCGTGGTGCACTCCATGGGGTCGGACAGCGACACCGCCGCTCGGTTGCGCGGCGACGGCGTACCCGTGTTCCCCACCGTCGACGCCGCCGCGGCCGCGCTGGCCGGCGCGGTGGAACTGGACGCCCGCCCCGGCCGCCGCATGTCCCGGACCGTCACCGACGACGCCCCGCCGCGGGGCTACTGGGAGACCCGCGCGCTGCTGATGCGCGCCGGCGTCGCCTTCCCCGAGGCACGGCGGGTGCACAACCTCCGCCAGGCGCTCGCGGCGGTCGCCGAACTGCGCGGCCCCTACGTGCTCAAGGCCTCCTGGCTGGAGCACAAGACCGAGGCGGGCGGCGTGCGGATCGGTCTCGGCGACGCCACCGCGGTCACCGACGCCTTCACCGCCATGCACCGGCGCCTCGGGGACGGTCCCTACGTCCTGGAGGAACAGGACGTCCGCGACGGGGTCGTCGAACTCATCGTCGGCGCGCGCTGCGACCCCGGGCTCGGACCCATGGTCACGCTCGGCGCGGGCGGCACCCGTGCCGAGCTGCACCGCGACGTCGTCACCGAGTGCGCGCCCGTCTTCGCCGGTGACGCCCGCGCGATGCTCGGGCGGCTGCGCTGCGCCCCGCTGTTCAGCGGCTGGCGCGGAGCGCCGGCGGCCGACATCGAGTCCGTGGTGCACATCGTGGTCGCGGTGTCCCGCCTTGTCGCGCGGTACCGGGACCAGCCAATCGAGCTGGAGATCAACCCGCTGCGGGTCGGCCCCGGCGGATCCCTCGCGGTGGACGCGCTGCTGCTGGCCACGCCCGACGGGCCGGGTCACGACGCAGACCACGCAGACCACGCGCACCGAGCAGACCACGCGCACCGAGCAGACCGAGCGCACCGAGCAGACCGAGCGCACCGCGCACGCCGAGCGCGCCGAGAACAGGGAGAGCCATGA
- a CDS encoding helix-turn-helix domain-containing protein has product MRADTTPVTRPVLAEPRGDDPGDPTGSPGTAALRTFPGRPRTGTPAARADQAVDRPVESAVPPRPEGRRAPGAETRAATLALHPPADRDPRKRPARTSPGRRPAGRPPGAQDDEDGPLLSLPASGRRIVQCLAVLGEEVPLQRLRSLTRRDEDPVGAVEAAVAAELLSWDPGEGRVEAAEATRESVIAAMSASETRAAHRWAARWTGGVTSLLHRAAAATGFDEDLARRLESEARRLGFLGRSQQAAELLRRAAAVSADAELAAHREAASVEFALRAHDLAPARRAAPAMRQDGAPAAHRAMAGRLAVLEGRIGEGARLLGEACRELRLAGGGARDELGAAALWSAKAQWLAGSPATEIRQQLAELDPPGSRDPYWAGERRRLDAVLTSSVHGPARGLGELAARPGAGFLTPADVRGRAAVTEAWLHLEAGDPDRCETAVRAALAAAAPVEDDHIATAAQTVRGHALWLNGSWTLAEATARGVAASSAPLWRSRARALLSLVAAARGERVPEAAADDEDPGPCVFGAGERLFTALVAAEAAGRPDVPALLTAPEHRPGLEFLSGPLLPWRKVEVARAAVEAGHTALATALIASLRADATGLPSWVGACALWLEARASARGGSRDVTARLYAGADEAADGFEATAPWYYARYQADHAEFLAAVGDRRAAVDRFRAAWAVALRIGAQPLRKRCATGLRALRLPQPAGAFGLTARETEVARLVSTGLTNREAAARLFVTPASVAFHLGNIYGKLGVRTRYELRRWWAEQQTG; this is encoded by the coding sequence ATGCGTGCGGACACCACGCCGGTGACCCGGCCGGTGCTCGCGGAGCCCCGGGGAGACGACCCGGGGGACCCCACCGGGTCCCCCGGGACAGCGGCCCTCCGCACCTTCCCGGGCCGCCCCCGCACGGGCACGCCCGCCGCACGCGCGGACCAGGCGGTGGACCGGCCGGTCGAATCCGCCGTCCCGCCGCGGCCGGAGGGACGCCGCGCACCCGGGGCCGAAACCCGCGCCGCGACACTCGCACTGCACCCTCCGGCCGACCGGGACCCGAGGAAGCGTCCGGCCCGGACCTCCCCGGGTCGAAGACCGGCCGGGCGCCCGCCGGGGGCGCAGGACGACGAGGACGGGCCGCTGCTGAGCCTCCCCGCCTCCGGTCGGCGCATCGTCCAGTGCCTCGCGGTGCTCGGCGAGGAGGTCCCGCTCCAGCGGCTGCGGTCGCTCACCCGGCGCGACGAGGACCCGGTCGGTGCCGTGGAGGCCGCTGTCGCGGCGGAGCTGCTCAGCTGGGATCCCGGCGAGGGCCGGGTGGAGGCCGCCGAGGCGACGCGGGAGTCGGTCATCGCGGCGATGAGCGCCTCCGAGACCCGCGCGGCGCACCGCTGGGCCGCCCGCTGGACGGGTGGGGTCACCTCGCTGCTCCACCGGGCGGCGGCGGCCACCGGTTTCGACGAGGACCTGGCCAGACGGCTGGAGTCCGAAGCCCGGCGGCTGGGCTTCCTCGGACGGTCCCAGCAGGCCGCCGAACTGCTGCGCCGGGCGGCGGCGGTGTCGGCCGACGCGGAGCTGGCGGCCCACCGGGAGGCGGCGTCCGTCGAGTTCGCCCTGCGCGCCCACGATCTCGCTCCCGCCCGCCGTGCGGCGCCGGCCATGCGGCAGGACGGAGCCCCCGCGGCCCACCGCGCCATGGCGGGACGCCTGGCCGTCCTCGAAGGCAGGATCGGCGAGGGCGCGCGGCTCCTCGGCGAGGCCTGCCGGGAGCTGCGGCTCGCCGGCGGCGGCGCCCGCGACGAACTCGGTGCCGCCGCGCTGTGGTCGGCGAAGGCGCAGTGGCTGGCCGGCAGTCCCGCGACGGAGATACGGCAGCAGCTCGCCGAGCTGGACCCGCCGGGCTCCCGCGACCCGTACTGGGCGGGCGAACGGCGCCGTCTGGACGCCGTTCTGACCTCCTCCGTCCACGGACCCGCGAGGGGCCTGGGCGAGCTGGCCGCGCGGCCCGGCGCCGGGTTCCTCACCCCCGCGGACGTGAGGGGCCGCGCGGCCGTCACCGAGGCGTGGCTGCACCTGGAGGCCGGTGACCCGGACCGCTGCGAGACCGCGGTGCGCGCCGCCCTCGCCGCGGCGGCCCCCGTCGAGGACGACCACATCGCGACGGCGGCCCAGACGGTGCGGGGACACGCGCTCTGGCTGAACGGCTCCTGGACCCTGGCGGAGGCGACCGCCCGCGGGGTCGCCGCCTCGTCCGCGCCGCTGTGGCGTTCCCGGGCGCGGGCCCTGCTGTCCTTGGTGGCGGCCGCCCGGGGAGAGCGCGTGCCGGAGGCGGCGGCAGACGACGAGGATCCGGGACCGTGCGTATTCGGTGCCGGGGAGCGGCTGTTCACCGCGCTCGTCGCCGCGGAGGCGGCGGGGCGCCCGGACGTGCCGGCCCTGCTGACGGCGCCGGAGCACCGGCCCGGACTGGAATTTCTCTCCGGCCCGCTGCTGCCCTGGCGGAAGGTGGAGGTGGCCCGCGCGGCGGTGGAGGCCGGGCATACCGCGCTCGCCACCGCGCTCATCGCCTCGCTGCGGGCGGACGCGACGGGTCTTCCGTCCTGGGTCGGGGCCTGCGCGTTGTGGCTGGAGGCCCGCGCGTCCGCCCGCGGTGGCAGCCGGGACGTGACCGCCCGCCTGTACGCCGGGGCCGACGAGGCGGCCGACGGCTTCGAGGCGACCGCGCCCTGGTACTACGCCAGGTACCAGGCCGACCACGCCGAGTTCCTTGCCGCCGTGGGCGACCGCCGTGCCGCGGTCGACCGCTTCCGGGCGGCGTGGGCCGTCGCCCTACGGATCGGTGCGCAGCCGCTGCGCAAACGGTGCGCGACCGGTCTGCGCGCCCTGCGGCTGCCGCAACCGGCGGGTGCGTTCGGGCTGACCGCACGGGAGACGGAGGTGGCCCGGCTG
- the solA gene encoding N-methyl-L-tryptophan oxidase, with the protein MSAHAGTRSFDVVVVGLGGLGSAAAWHLARSGRSVLGLEQFEFGHGNGASHDTSRILRHSYHRPDYVRLTHHAYADWADLEQASGERLVTTTGGVDLRPEGSSLPLDDYWKSLDSENIPYELLTGEEVTTRWPQISLPEGTTALYQERTSIVPAARSVAAMQRLARASGATLLDRTPVTAVHPTAHGVEVVTPDARYSAGQVVLCTDAWANTLLTPLGRTVPLTVLDQQVTYFEPPEPERFAPATFPVWIWLDEPSFFGFPCYGEATVKAGEDCGGPEVSPDRRTGTTDGAMLDRLSGFMAERFPGSGAPVRSRRCLYTLTPDRDFVLGTVPGAERILVGLGAAHAYKFAPTLGRMLAELADDPALAATEPYTTFRLDRPALTDPGHPVNWMT; encoded by the coding sequence ATGAGCGCTCACGCAGGGACCCGGTCGTTCGACGTCGTCGTCGTGGGCCTGGGCGGACTCGGGTCCGCCGCCGCCTGGCACCTCGCCCGTTCCGGACGCAGCGTCCTCGGCCTGGAGCAGTTCGAGTTCGGCCACGGCAACGGTGCCTCCCACGACACCTCCCGCATCCTCCGGCACAGCTACCACCGGCCCGACTACGTCCGGCTCACCCACCACGCCTACGCCGACTGGGCCGACCTCGAGCAGGCCTCCGGCGAGCGGCTGGTGACCACCACCGGCGGCGTCGACCTGCGCCCCGAGGGCTCGTCCCTCCCCCTGGACGACTACTGGAAAAGCCTGGACAGCGAGAACATCCCCTACGAGCTCCTGACCGGCGAGGAGGTCACCACCCGCTGGCCGCAGATCAGCCTCCCCGAGGGCACCACCGCCCTCTACCAGGAGCGCACCTCCATCGTGCCGGCGGCCCGGTCGGTCGCCGCGATGCAGCGCCTGGCCCGCGCGTCCGGCGCGACCCTGCTGGACCGCACCCCCGTCACCGCCGTGCACCCGACCGCCCACGGCGTGGAAGTGGTCACCCCGGACGCGCGGTACTCGGCCGGGCAGGTGGTGCTGTGCACCGACGCCTGGGCCAACACCCTGCTGACCCCGCTCGGCCGCACCGTCCCGCTGACCGTCCTCGACCAGCAGGTCACCTACTTCGAACCGCCCGAGCCCGAACGGTTCGCGCCCGCGACCTTCCCCGTGTGGATCTGGCTCGACGAGCCCAGCTTCTTCGGCTTCCCCTGCTACGGAGAGGCGACGGTCAAGGCGGGCGAGGACTGCGGCGGCCCCGAGGTGAGCCCGGACCGCCGCACCGGCACCACCGACGGCGCGATGCTGGACCGGCTGTCCGGCTTCATGGCCGAGCGCTTCCCCGGCAGCGGCGCACCGGTACGCAGCAGACGGTGCCTGTACACCCTCACACCCGACCGGGACTTCGTGCTCGGCACGGTCCCCGGAGCCGAGCGGATCCTGGTCGGCCTGGGCGCCGCGCACGCCTACAAGTTCGCCCCCACCCTCGGCCGTATGCTGGCCGAACTCGCCGACGACCCGGCCCTCGCCGCCACCGAGCCCTACACCACCTTCCGCCTCGACCGGCCGGCGCTCACCGACCCCGGCCATCCCGTCAATTGGATGACCTGA
- a CDS encoding SDR family oxidoreductase, whose amino-acid sequence MKPDVSTAEFAGRVALVTGGGSGIGRAVARRYAAGGGHVAVLGRRQEALRGTVELIEAAGGTADAVACDVRDPAAVEAAVDGVAERHGRLDVLVNNAAGNFVVPGERLSPGGWKAVIDIVLNGTFHCTRAAARHMLDRGSGAVLNVIASYAWHGHPGTVHSAAAKAGVLAMTRTLAVEWAPRGVRLNCIAPGPTETEGASAVLWPTASARARVLSSVPAARFTTPEEVAESAAFLIGDRAAYVTGEVLTVDGGQWLGKSVYTDPGAQA is encoded by the coding sequence ATGAAACCCGACGTATCGACCGCCGAGTTCGCCGGGCGGGTGGCCCTGGTCACCGGCGGCGGGTCAGGCATAGGGCGGGCCGTCGCGCGGCGCTACGCCGCGGGCGGCGGCCATGTCGCCGTGCTGGGCCGCCGCCAGGAGGCGCTGCGAGGGACCGTCGAGCTGATCGAGGCGGCCGGGGGCACAGCCGACGCGGTCGCCTGCGACGTCCGTGACCCCGCCGCCGTGGAGGCCGCCGTGGACGGTGTGGCCGAGCGGCACGGCCGGCTCGACGTGCTCGTCAACAACGCCGCCGGCAACTTCGTCGTCCCCGGCGAACGGCTCTCGCCGGGCGGCTGGAAGGCCGTGATCGACATCGTCCTCAACGGCACCTTCCACTGCACCCGGGCCGCCGCCCGGCACATGCTGGACCGGGGCAGCGGCGCCGTTCTCAACGTGATCGCCAGTTACGCCTGGCACGGGCATCCCGGCACCGTGCACAGCGCCGCCGCCAAGGCGGGCGTCCTCGCCATGACCCGCACCCTGGCCGTCGAATGGGCCCCGCGCGGCGTCCGCCTCAACTGCATCGCCCCCGGCCCGACCGAGACCGAGGGCGCCTCGGCCGTCCTGTGGCCCACCGCATCCGCCCGCGCCCGCGTCCTGTCCAGCGTGCCGGCCGCCCGGTTCACCACCCCGGAGGAGGTCGCGGAGTCCGCCGCGTTCCTGATCGGCGACCGGGCCGCCTACGTGACGGGAGAGGTGCTCACCGTCGACGGCGGCCAGTGGCTGGGCAAGTCCGTCTACACCGACCCGGGAGCCCAGGCGTGA